DNA from Thioclava sp. GXIMD2076:
GATGCTCTCGGCAGGCTTCGGCAAGATCATGTTCCTCGTGATCGTCAACCTGATCCTGCTGATCGGCGGACAGTTCATGGAACCCTCGGGGCTCATCGTGATCGTGGCACCGCTGGTCTTCCCGATTGCCATGGAGCTGGGCGTCGACCCGATCCACCTCGGCATCATCATGGTGGTGAATATGGAGATCGGCATGATCACCCCGCCGGTTGGCCTCAACCTCTTCGTGACCTCCGGCGTGGCAGGCATGTCGATGATGCGGGTGGTGAAGGCAGCGCTTCCCTTCCTCGGTGTGCTGTTCATCTTCCTGATCATGATCACCTATATCCCGTGGCTCTCGACCTATCTGCCCACCACCTTCATGGGCCCAGAGACGGTCATCAAATAAGTCCTTCCTCCTCCTCCCCGCACGAAGAAAGCCGCCCCTCGGGGCGGCTTTCACTTTGTGGTTCGCGGGTTCCTAGAGCATGTCGCGCAGCGTCTCGACAATCATCCGGTGATCTTCCACATCGGGCAGGCCACTGACCGCGACCGCGCCCAGATAGGTGCCGTTCTTCCCCATCAGCGGCACGCCGCCACCGGTGGCGAAGTAATGGCTGTCGGGCAAGAGATAGCGCTTGTTGAAATCATGGCCTTCCTCCTCGGCCTCGATCCTCAGCGAGAGCGAGCTGCGATGGAACTGATGCGCCACCGCCCGTTTGCGCGCGGCCCAGTCGAGGTTCAGCACCGTCGCGCCTTCAAGCACCGTGCAGAACACCAGATCCGTGCCATGGCTGATGGTGATCGCCACCGGCGCCTTCTCGGCCTTGGCGCGCGCCTGCAGGCGCTGGCCCAGATCCCAGATGAAATCGTAATTGAAAACGCTTAGTCCAAGCTCTGACTGCTCTTGTGCCAGAGAGGCAAGTGTATACTCCATCCGCACTCGTCCTTGCGTGATGAACATGAAAAGGCCCGCGCGCCTGTCGGGTGATCCCGAGACGGACGATTGCGGGCGGGGCAGGCGCGGGCGGACCCGCATCTGCCAGCGGTATTCAGGGGGCTCAGGCGGCCGAGAGTGCCGAGATGATCGCGCCGAAATCGGCGGCCTTCAGGCTCGCGCCCCCCACAAGTGCGCCATCCACATTCGAGACCGCAAAGATCTCGGTGGCATTCGAGGGTTTGACCGACCCGCCATAAAGCAAGCGCATCCCTTTGGCCTCCTCGCCAAAACGCTTGGCCAGCGTGTCGCGCATGAAATCATGCACTTCGGCAATCTGTTCGAGCGTGGGGGTGCGGCCCGTGCCGATGGCCCAGACCGGTTCGTAGGCGATAACCGTATTGGCGGCGGTGGCGGTATCGGGCACCGATCCGGCAAGCTGGGTGCCGATCACATCCAGCGTCGTGCCGGCATCGCGCTCGGCCTCGGTCTCGCCGATGCAGATCACGGCAATAAGGCCCGCCTCATAGGCGGCCAGAGATTTGGCGGCGACATCGGCGTCGCTCTCGCCATGATCGGCGCGGCGCTCGGAATGGCCCAGAATAACGGAGGTGGCACCGGCATCCTTCAGCATGGCCGCCGAGATATCGCCGGTATGCGCGCCCGAGGTCTTGGCGTGGCAATCCTGACCACCGAGTTCGATCTTGCCGGCAGCGGTTGCGGCCATAGGGGCCAGAAGCGTGGCGGGGGGGCAGATCAGCACGTCGCAGGCGGCATCGCCATGCTCTGCGACCAGCGTCTCGATCTCGGCCAGATTGGCCGCGAGCCCGTTCATTTTCCAGTTTCCGGCGGCTAGTTTCCGCATGTTGTCCTCCTCGGGAATGCAAATCGCGCCCAGACTATGTCAGGGCGCGGGCAGGGGGAAGAGGTCCGGTGAGAAGATGTTAGCGATATCGCTCAGCCTTTCAGGCGCGGGATGCCGTCTGCGGGGGCGGCCTCGGCGCTCAGTTCATCGATATCCTTGAACTTGATCGACTCGCCGCAACCACAGGCTTCGGCCACGTTGGGATTGCGGAATTTGAAGCCCGATTCGAGCAGGCCGTTCTCGTAATCGATCTCGGTGCCGATCATAAACATCTGCGCGGTCGGCGCGATCAGCACACGCGCCGAGCCTTCCTCGATGACCATATCCATCGGCCCCGCTTCCTGCGCGACCTCCATCGTATATTCCATACCGGCGCAGCCACCCTTCTTCACGCCGATCCGGAAACCGGCGGCGTTCTCGCGGCTCATGAGCTTGGAAATATGCTTCACGGCGGCGGGGGTCATGGTGACAGCGGGCTGTCCGGGAATGCC
Protein-coding regions in this window:
- a CDS encoding heme-binding protein — its product is MEYTLASLAQEQSELGLSVFNYDFIWDLGQRLQARAKAEKAPVAITISHGTDLVFCTVLEGATVLNLDWAARKRAVAHQFHRSSLSLRIEAEEEGHDFNKRYLLPDSHYFATGGGVPLMGKNGTYLGAVAVSGLPDVEDHRMIVETLRDML
- the tpiA gene encoding triose-phosphate isomerase codes for the protein MRKLAAGNWKMNGLAANLAEIETLVAEHGDAACDVLICPPATLLAPMAATAAGKIELGGQDCHAKTSGAHTGDISAAMLKDAGATSVILGHSERRADHGESDADVAAKSLAAYEAGLIAVICIGETEAERDAGTTLDVIGTQLAGSVPDTATAANTVIAYEPVWAIGTGRTPTLEQIAEVHDFMRDTLAKRFGEEAKGMRLLYGGSVKPSNATEIFAVSNVDGALVGGASLKAADFGAIISALSAA
- a CDS encoding iron-sulfur cluster assembly accessory protein → MFGIPGQPAVTMTPAAVKHISKLMSRENAAGFRIGVKKGGCAGMEYTMEVAQEAGPMDMVIEEGSARVLIAPTAQMFMIGTEIDYENGLLESGFKFRNPNVAEACGCGESIKFKDIDELSAEAAPADGIPRLKG